A window from Aquabacterium sp. NJ1 encodes these proteins:
- a CDS encoding RNA-binding S4 domain-containing protein, protein MPPLQQITFELRGEFITLDKLLKACSLAESGGRAKTMVAEGRVQVDGQDELRKTAKIRAGQVVSVQGARIKVVPEGASESTDSSSI, encoded by the coding sequence ATGCCTCCACTTCAGCAAATCACCTTCGAGCTGCGCGGCGAATTCATCACCCTGGACAAACTGCTCAAGGCCTGCAGCCTCGCTGAGAGCGGCGGGCGCGCCAAGACCATGGTGGCCGAGGGCCGCGTGCAGGTCGATGGCCAGGATGAACTGCGCAAAACCGCCAAGATCCGCGCAGGCCAGGTGGTGAGCGTGCAAGGCGCGCGCATCAAGGTCGTGCCCGAAGGCGCGTCCGAATCTACGGATTCATCCAGCATCTGA